From Methanobacteriaceae archaeon, the proteins below share one genomic window:
- the uvrA gene encoding excinuclease ABC subunit UvrA: MSPEITDKKGSIVLKGAREHNLQNIDLEIPRDKLIVITGLSGSGKSSLAFDTIYAEGQRRYVESLSAYARQFLGQMKKPEIDYIEGLSPAISIDQKTTKMNPRSTVGTITEIYDYLRLLFARIGTPHCYNCGKEISQQTTGQIVESILLMGEGTKIQVLAPVIKDRKGEHQKVFENLRTKGFVRVRVDGEVSDLEEDFELNKNKKHSIEVVVDRLVIRSDIDFQRRLADSVETALELGEGILIIVYDSSDSKTENSKYSSESGEKIYSEHFACVECGINFEEISPRMFSFNSPHGACPECNGLGSKLEIDPELVVPNPELSLSEGAIVPWSKSTTKENYYQQMLQAVSEHFGFSMDVPFKDLDPEYQKAILYGSSERVEFSFKRKNRSYRVNRKFEGVIKRMERIYLETKSNYMRSYMGQFMSNHNCPVCDGSRLRPESRSVTIGEKSIAEVVGMPIKESQIFFQGLKLSEREEFIAKEVLKEINERLKFLVDVGLNYITLNRSSGTLSGGEAQRIRLATQIGSGLVGVLYILDEPSIGLHQRDNVRLIETLKRLRDIGNTLIVVEHDEETILSADYVVDVGPGAGEHGGHVVATGTPAEIIANENSITGNYLSRRESVSLPEKRRSPNGNFITIQGAQQNNLQNIDVEIPLGVFSCITGVSGSGKSTLINEILYKGLYEKINRKHMNAGLHEKIEGVQHIDKIIIIDQSAIGRTPRSNSATYTGVFTYIRELMAETPEAKKRGYKPGRFSFNVKGGRCEACSGDGIIKIEMHFLADVYVPCEVCKGKRYNDETLDIRYKGKNIAEVLDMTVEEAVGFFENIPKIKKKLQTLDDVGLGYIRLGQSATTLSGGEAQRVKLAKELSRQSTGRTLYILDEPTTGLHFADIKRLLHVLGRLTDSGNSVVVIEHNLDVIKTADYIIDLGPEGGDGGGLVVATGTPEEIAASGTYTGQFLKEILNENSTPLSRDLLQSHSK, encoded by the coding sequence ATGAGTCCCGAAATAACAGATAAAAAAGGGAGTATAGTGCTTAAAGGTGCGAGAGAGCATAATTTACAAAATATTGATTTGGAGATACCTAGAGACAAATTAATAGTAATTACTGGGCTTAGTGGGTCTGGAAAGTCATCACTGGCTTTTGATACAATTTATGCCGAAGGGCAGCGTAGATATGTTGAATCGTTATCAGCATATGCTAGGCAGTTTTTAGGTCAAATGAAAAAACCAGAGATAGATTATATTGAAGGACTATCTCCAGCAATTTCTATTGACCAGAAAACGACTAAAATGAATCCCCGTTCAACAGTGGGAACCATAACTGAAATTTATGATTATTTAAGACTTTTATTCGCAAGAATAGGAACTCCTCATTGCTACAACTGTGGAAAAGAAATTTCACAACAAACTACTGGCCAGATTGTAGAAAGTATTTTATTGATGGGTGAAGGAACAAAAATACAGGTTCTAGCCCCAGTTATTAAAGATAGGAAAGGAGAACATCAAAAAGTTTTTGAAAATCTCCGAACCAAGGGATTTGTTAGAGTAAGAGTTGATGGTGAAGTTTCTGATTTGGAAGAAGATTTTGAGCTAAATAAAAACAAAAAACACTCTATAGAAGTAGTTGTGGACCGTTTGGTCATCCGATCAGACATCGATTTCCAGAGAAGGTTGGCGGATTCTGTGGAAACTGCTTTAGAACTTGGAGAAGGAATACTAATTATAGTTTATGATTCCAGCGACTCAAAAACTGAAAACAGCAAATATTCATCAGAATCCGGGGAAAAAATATACAGTGAACACTTTGCTTGTGTAGAATGTGGAATTAACTTTGAAGAAATTAGTCCCCGTATGTTTTCATTTAACAGCCCTCATGGGGCCTGTCCTGAGTGTAATGGGCTGGGAAGTAAATTAGAAATTGATCCGGAGTTGGTAGTTCCTAATCCAGAACTTTCATTAAGTGAAGGAGCCATTGTGCCCTGGAGCAAATCAACTACTAAAGAAAATTACTATCAACAGATGTTACAAGCCGTTTCTGAGCATTTTGGATTTAGTATGGATGTTCCTTTCAAGGACTTGGATCCAGAATATCAAAAAGCTATTCTTTATGGTTCTTCTGAAAGAGTAGAATTTTCATTTAAAAGAAAAAATCGCTCATATCGAGTAAACCGAAAATTTGAAGGTGTAATCAAGAGAATGGAACGTATTTATCTGGAAACAAAGTCAAATTACATGCGAAGTTACATGGGCCAGTTTATGAGTAATCATAACTGTCCAGTGTGTGATGGTAGCCGTCTGCGGCCTGAAAGTAGATCCGTTACTATTGGGGAGAAATCTATTGCTGAAGTTGTAGGAATGCCTATTAAAGAATCTCAAATATTCTTCCAGGGTCTTAAACTATCTGAAAGAGAAGAATTCATTGCTAAAGAAGTTTTAAAAGAAATTAATGAACGTTTAAAATTTCTGGTGGATGTGGGACTTAATTATATCACTCTTAATAGGTCTTCAGGTACTTTATCTGGTGGAGAGGCCCAACGTATTCGTTTGGCCACCCAAATCGGGTCTGGTCTTGTAGGGGTTCTCTATATTTTAGATGAACCCAGTATTGGGTTGCACCAAAGAGATAATGTCCGGCTCATTGAAACTTTAAAAAGACTAAGAGACATTGGGAATACTCTTATTGTAGTGGAACACGACGAAGAAACTATATTATCTGCTGATTATGTGGTTGATGTGGGTCCTGGTGCTGGTGAGCATGGTGGTCATGTGGTTGCCACAGGGACACCTGCAGAAATTATAGCAAACGAGAATTCTATTACTGGAAATTATCTCTCACGTAGGGAATCAGTTTCTTTGCCTGAAAAAAGGAGAAGTCCGAATGGAAACTTCATTACCATTCAAGGTGCCCAGCAAAACAATCTTCAGAATATTGATGTTGAAATTCCTTTAGGAGTATTTAGTTGCATTACTGGAGTTTCTGGGTCTGGAAAAAGCACTTTAATTAATGAAATATTGTATAAAGGCCTTTATGAAAAAATTAATAGAAAACATATGAATGCTGGCCTTCATGAGAAAATTGAAGGTGTTCAGCACATAGATAAGATAATTATTATCGATCAATCGGCTATAGGTCGAACACCACGTTCTAATTCTGCAACTTACACGGGGGTGTTTACTTACATCAGGGAATTAATGGCTGAAACTCCTGAAGCTAAGAAAAGAGGTTATAAACCTGGTAGATTCAGTTTTAATGTTAAAGGCGGTCGTTGTGAGGCTTGTAGTGGTGATGGAATTATTAAAATAGAGATGCACTTTTTAGCTGATGTTTATGTGCCTTGTGAGGTTTGTAAAGGTAAAAGATACAATGATGAAACATTGGATATTCGATATAAAGGTAAAAACATTGCAGAAGTTTTGGATATGACTGTAGAGGAAGCAGTAGGATTCTTTGAAAACATTCCAAAAATTAAAAAGAAATTACAAACCTTAGATGATGTAGGTCTGGGATACATCCGTTTGGGACAATCAGCCACTACTTTATCTGGAGGAGAAGCTCAAAGAGTTAAATTGGCCAAGGAATTAAGTAGACAAAGCACTGGAAGGACTCTTTATATATTAGATGAACCAACTACAGGGTTACATTTCGCTGACATAAAAAGATTACTTCATGTCTTAGGTCGTTTAACTGATTCAGGTAATTCTGTTGTGGTTATTGAACACAATTTGGATGTTATAAAAACTGCAGATTATATAATTGATTTGGGACCTGAAGGCGGAGATGGTGGAGGTCTGGTAGTTGCTACTGGAACACCAGAAGAAATTGCTGCTTCTGGCACATATACTGGCCAGTTTTTAAAAGAGATATTGAATGAAAATTCGACACCTCTAAGCAGAGATCTTCTTCAAAGCCACTCTAAATAA